The following DNA comes from Methanobacterium sp..
GGCATCCCAGGGTAAGTTCTAATTGAACTTATCTCCTTTTTTATTTTTTAAGAACTACTTTATCGTTTTCAATACAGATTCCTTCATTTTCCAATATTTCTTTTTTCATTTCTGTACCGCCGAAGAATCCTCCAACCTTTAAATCAGATTTTATAACTCTATGGCATGGAATTATTATTGGAAGTGGATTTCTACCTATTGCAGTCCCAACTGCCCTGTAAGCTTTTGAATTAATTGCTTCTGCAATCTGCTTATATGTTTTAACTTCTCCATAAGGAATTTCTGTAACTTCATG
Coding sequences within:
- a CDS encoding MGMT family protein, whose product is MPKSNEEEAITEISKDYSFFELSNKHQNLAKDVCRAYCGENISFQNKFLNHELKGSFQKDVLHEVTEIPYGEVKTYKQIAEAINSKAYRAVGTAIGRNPLPIIIPCHRVIKSDLKVGGFFGGTEMKKEILENEGICIENDKVVLKK